Below is a window of Halolamina sp. CBA1230 DNA.
GACCCCGACTCGAGCGGCGACATCACGGAGTCGACGCCCGACGAGCCGGCGTCGACGACGTACAGCCTCGACGCCGACAGCGAGGACCGTCCGGTCGACCTGACCTCGGAGCTGGCCGTCGACGGCGAGGGTGAGGAACGCGACGGCGCGGGTGCCGTGGGTGCGGCCGACGGCGGCACCGTCGAAGACGAGCCCGTCGAGGAGTCGCCCGACGAGCCGGAACGCCCGCCGTACCTCTAGCGCCGCCGGAGCCACCAGACCGCGGCGACGCCGAGCAACACCGCCATGCCGCCCAGGAAGAACAGGAGTCCGGGCGGGAGCCCGAGTGCGTCCTCCGCGGTCCGCACCGTCGTCTCGGCTGCGGGCGTCGGCTCCGGCGTCGCCGTGGGTTCGGGCGTCGCCTGGGAGATCCCGATGTCGCTGGACTCGGTCTCCGTGGCAGCCTCGGTCGCCGTCGCGTCGGCGCCGGTCTGGTAGTCCTCGGCGCCGCCGGTGCGGCCGAACGGGAGCGGGAGCTCGCCGAAGTACGCCTGCACGAGCAGGCTCACGATCCCGAGCGCCGCGACCGCGCCGATCAGCCGCGAGAGCGCGGCCTTCAGGCCAGTCGTGTCGTCCTCGGTGCCGGCGTAGACGATCAGCGGGGCGTCCGCGGGGCCGTACACCGTCATCTCGCGACCCTTCTCGGAGTACACCGTGTCGACCGGCTCGATCAGGCCGGCGTCATCGAGGTTACCGATGTGGTACTGGGCGTTCTGGAGCGAGAGGTCCATGCGGTCGGCGATCCCCGAGGGGGTCGCCGGCTCGTCGTGGAACTCGCGCAGCATCCCCCGAGCAGTGTCCGAGGAGAGCGCGGCAAGGGTCTCGCCCGCCTCGTCGCTGTCGACGCCGAGCACCCGCGGCTCCGGGTCGGGGTCGGCGTCCGGGGTGGAGGGCAGTATGTCGACCATACAGCCTCCGTTTTCGCGCCGGTCGTTGAAACTCTGTCCCCTCCCAGCCGTCCGGTCGCTGTCACGTTCGGTCGCTCAGCGCCGGCCGGGCACGACCAACACGCGGAGATCGTTCACGTTCGTCCCCGTCGGGCCGGTCCGGAGCGCCGCGTTCCGGCCGTCGAGAAACCCCAGCGAGTCGTTGCGGTCGAGCGCGTCACGAGCCGCGGATCGATCCGTCACCGTCCCGGCGTCGATCAGTGCGCCCGCGGCGTCGGTCGCCCCGTCGCGGCCGTCGGTGTCGACGGCGCCGACGACGAGATCGTCGCCGGCGTCGTCGGCCCGCCCAGCCAGCGAGAGGGCGGCGGCGAGCGCGAACTCGGTGTTCGGCCCACCTTTCCCCTCGCCGTGGACGTCGACGGTCGCCTCGCCGCCGGAGAGCAGGACTGCGGGAGGGTCGACGGGATCACCAGCCGCCGCGGCCTCCTCCGCGACGGCGACGTGAGTCGGCGCCGCCGCGGTCGCCTCGCCGCGCACCCGCGAGGAGAGCACGCAGGGTTCGTACCCCTGTTCCTCGGCGACCGCCGCGGCGGCGTCGATGGCGGTCCGGGCGCCGGCGACGACGTGGGTCGGCGCATCGGGCAGTGACCCGTCCGCCCCGGGCGTCTCGGGGTGCTCGCCCGACTCGCCGGCGTCGAGGTGTGACTTGACCGTCGGCACGTCGATCCCGTGGCGGGTCAGCACCGCGAGCGCGTCGGCGTACGTCGTTTCGTCGGGCACGGTCGGCCCGGAGCCGATCACCGAGGGCGGGTCGCCCACCACGTCACTCAGCGCGAGCGTGAGGACCGTCGCGGGTGCGGCCGTCGACGCGAGCCGCCCGCCTTTCACCTGTGAGGTGTGCTTCCGGACCGCGTTGATCTCCTCGATGTCGGCGCCGGCGTCGAGCAGCGCACGGGTCGATCGCCGGAGATCGCCGACCGAGAGGTCGCCCGCGGGCGCGGCCAGCAGCGCGCTCGCCCCGCCCGTGACGACCGTGAGCACGAGCGTCCGTTCGTCGGCCGCCTCGGCCATCCCCAGCAGTTTCTCGGTCGCAGTGACCCCTCTCGGCGTCGGAACGGGGTGGCCGCCCGCCTCGAGCGCGACCGCGCCGATCGACTCGCCGACCCTGGGATCGTCCTCGGGGACGACGATCAGGCCGTCGTCGATCCGGTCGCCGAGGCGGGCGTCGATCGCGCGGACGACGCCCGGCGCGGCCTTTCCGCCGCCGAGGACGAGCACGCGGTCGAACGCGGCGAGGTCGAGGCCGGTGGTCTCGATGGTGGTCACGTCGAGGTGGCCGTCGTCGACCGCCAGCGCGTCGCGGGTGGCTCCTTCGGGGTCGGCGCCGTCGACCCCGGCCGTGAGACAGTCGAGCGCGACCTCGTGGGCGGGCGAACGGGCGTGAGCCTCGCGGTTCTCGAACACGGCTCTGGCTGGGGGTGGCGCGAGCAAAACGGTTCTGGCGGCGGACGCCGG
It encodes the following:
- a CDS encoding helix-turn-helix domain-containing protein; protein product: MVDILPSTPDADPDPEPRVLGVDSDEAGETLAALSSDTARGMLREFHDEPATPSGIADRMDLSLQNAQYHIGNLDDAGLIEPVDTVYSEKGREMTVYGPADAPLIVYAGTEDDTTGLKAALSRLIGAVAALGIVSLLVQAYFGELPLPFGRTGGAEDYQTGADATATEAATETESSDIGISQATPEPTATPEPTPAAETTVRTAEDALGLPPGLLFFLGGMAVLLGVAAVWWLRRR
- a CDS encoding glycerate kinase; this encodes MFENREAHARSPAHEVALDCLTAGVDGADPEGATRDALAVDDGHLDVTTIETTGLDLAAFDRVLVLGGGKAAPGVVRAIDARLGDRIDDGLIVVPEDDPRVGESIGAVALEAGGHPVPTPRGVTATEKLLGMAEAADERTLVLTVVTGGASALLAAPAGDLSVGDLRRSTRALLDAGADIEEINAVRKHTSQVKGGRLASTAAPATVLTLALSDVVGDPPSVIGSGPTVPDETTYADALAVLTRHGIDVPTVKSHLDAGESGEHPETPGADGSLPDAPTHVVAGARTAIDAAAAVAEEQGYEPCVLSSRVRGEATAAAPTHVAVAEEAAAAGDPVDPPAVLLSGGEATVDVHGEGKGGPNTEFALAAALSLAGRADDAGDDLVVGAVDTDGRDGATDAAGALIDAGTVTDRSAARDALDRNDSLGFLDGRNAALRTGPTGTNVNDLRVLVVPGRR